A genomic stretch from Lathyrus oleraceus cultivar Zhongwan6 chromosome 2, CAAS_Psat_ZW6_1.0, whole genome shotgun sequence includes:
- the LOC127119984 gene encoding DNA mismatch repair protein MLH3 isoform X2: MATIRPLPESVRSSIRSGISLFDFTRIVEELVFNSLDARATKVSVFVNIGSCFLKVVDDGDGITRDGLELVGERYATSKFLNLADLNTTSENFGFRGEALASISEVSLLEIVTRAYGRPNGYRKVLKGCKCLYLGIDDDRKEAGTTVIVCEIFYNQPVRRKHIESSPNKVLQSIKKCVMRLALVCPNISFKVVDIEREDELFCSHSAASPLSLVTAGFGVEVTNSLHELEVENNIIKLTGYISGPCNTIDMKALQYLYINSQFVCKGPIHKLLSQLAIRFEHRNSWSADSECKNKKRDRSQPCPAYILNLRCPRSLYVLSFEPSKTYVEFKDWTPILNFIEKVIRHFWEGSIAYGDSTNKATYTVQKDQRKKVDPEVNTISVESDVSKFGNQNRKGCLDLFFSTSDKLTEDDNHQCNREDVRTNVGYLHRRTEMFKDKHNTGGLHCRTGYSGNLLDVSYAKSMSTTKKKNNNFSTYDDNDLLQGVYFSDGMRPTVENLYDNIPFYATSSSHGRLLNKADASVLCESFEGDFQKPFLKSCSTQKGSILHEKALLVNNEPELQTFSFWSKKNLWGDCFIGKDLNALPCVEIAKKLKMSEDSNFLLRAQSEENCRPSDSWYSATQIGNSSSDDQLPNSERHPVYQGPSPKATALDVYLTDDTNDLKRASRYRERTHHTQNFHEEEFGNNFSYNLEGASKYCKRNHRTRVFDDEEKGYNFSYDMSRHANWLPCTSNFAHSGFSFDRAVDFNEFFNRLVDWPDFGDSYFPKRSGIVNMETDLLLPESYVGNCTKPNINKGKRDRFKHPALEKTHARSKRSFSAPPFHRSKRRFFSLNQLPETVPKRSTGQASHSTANLLEASDLKYSQHPSGAFHPSNEDLLQEFKTNVKRSSEVLGAPQVDDIGKTDGFESFNVQQNDPFRELISREVQDPIDHRTKWRSCSPQTPNDKLIDIGNQNNILDISSGFLHLAGNSLIPETIGKKCLEDAKVLHQVDKKFIPITAGRTLAVIDQHAADERIRLEDLRQKVLSGEAKALTYLDAEQELVLPEMGYQLLNSYGEQIKDWGWICKSHTQNSESFRRNLDILNRQQMTITLVAVPSIFGVNLNDVDLLEFLQQLADTDGSSTMPPSVVRLLNSKACRGAIMFGDSLLPLECSLLVEELKHTSLCFQCAHGRPTTVPLVNLEALHNQITKLGLMNEGSSNNKWHGLQRHKVCLERAVLRLNSAKS; this comes from the exons ATGGCGACCATTAGGCCATTACCGGAATCTGTTCGTAGCTCAATTCGTTCCGGCATTTCGTTATTTGATTTCACAAGAATCGTCGAGGAACTGGTTTTCAATAGCCTCGATGCTCGTGCTACAAAG GTATCGGTGTTTGTTAATATTGGGAGCTGCTTCTTAAAAGTAGTTGATGACG GAGATGGAATTACTCGAGATGGACTGGAATTGGTGGGAGAAAGATATG CAACATCAAAATTTCTTAATTTGGCTGACCTAAATACAACAAGTGAAAACTTTGGTTTTCGTGGTGAAGCTTTAGCTTCCATTTCCGAAGTCTCTTTGTTGGAAATAGTGACAAGAGCTTATGGAAGGCCAAATGGTTATAGAAAAGTATTGAAG GGGTGCAAGTGTTTATACCTTGGTATTGATGATGATAGAAAGGAAGCAGGCACAACAG TCATTGTCTGTGAAATATTTTACAACCAACCAGTTCGGAGGAAGCACATTGAATCAAG CCCCAATAAGGTACTCCAATCAATCAAGAAATGTGTAATGCGGCTTGCACTCGTGTGCCCAAATATTTCCTTCAAAGTTGTTGATATTGAAAG AGAGGATGAGCTTTTCTGCTCACATTCTGCTGCTTCTCCACTGTCACTTGTAACCGCTGGCTTTGGGGTGGAGGTCACAAACTCTCTTCATGAATTAGAAGTTGAAAACAATATCATAAAGCTTACTGGATACATATCAGGTCCTTGCAATACCATTGATATGAAG GCCTTACAGTATCTCT ATATTAACTCACAGTTCGTTTGCAAGGGACCCATTCATAAGCTTTTAAGTCAACTGGCTATTAGATTTGAGCATCGTAACTCGTGGAGTGCTGATAGTGAATGCAAAAACAAAAAGAGAGACAGATCGCAGCCATGTCCGGCATATATCTTGAATTTAAGGTGCCCCCGCTCTTTATATGTTTTGAGCTTTGAGCCATCAAAAACTTATGTTGAATTCAAG GATTGGACTCCAATACTAAACTTCATTGAAAAGGTCATCAGACATTTCTGGGAGGGAAGCATAGCTTATG GCGATTCCACCAATAAAGCCACTTATACTGTTCAAAAAGATCAACGGAAAAAAGTAGATCCAGAAGTCAACACCATTTCAGTGGAATCAG ATGTATCAAAATTTGGCAACCAAAATCGTAAGGGTTGTTTAGACCTCTTCTTTTCCACTTCAGACAAGCTAACTGAAGATGACAATCATCAATGCAACAGGGAGGATGTTAGAACCAATGTTGGTTACTTACATCGAAGAACTGAGATGTTCAAAGACAAACATAACACGGGAGGGCTTCATTGTCGGACCGGTTATTCTGGAAATTTACTGGACGTTTCATACGCCAAAAGCATGTCCACCACTAAGAAAAAGAACAACAATTTTTCGACGTATGATGACAATGATTTATTACAAGGAGTTTATTTTTCAGATGGTATGCGTCCTACTGTAGAAAATTTATATGATAACATACCTTTTTATGCAACAAGTTCTTCACATGGAAGATTATTAAATAAAGCAGATGCTAGTGTGCTATGTGAATCATTTGAAGGTGATTTTCAAAAGCCTTTTCTAAAGAGCTGCTCTACACAAAAAGGAAGTATTCTGCATGAGAAGGCTTTGCTCGTAAATAATGAACCTGAACTCCAAACTTTTAGCTTTTGGAGCAAGAAAAATCTATGGGGGGATTGTTTCATTGGTAAGGATTTAAATGCCCTTCCCTGTGtagaaattgcaaaaaaattgAAGATGTCTGAAGATTCTAATTTTCTTTTAAGAGCACAGTCTGAAGAAAATTGTCGACCTTCAGATTCATGGTATTCAGCAACACAAATAGGAAACTCTAGTTCTGATGATCAGTTACCAAACTCTGAAAGGCATCCTGTTTATCAAGGTCCCTCACCTAAGGCTACTGCATTGGATGTTTATCTTACCGATGATACTAATGATCTTAAAAGAGCATCTAGATACCGTGAAAGGACTCACCATACACAAAATTTTCATGAGGAAGAATTTGGGAACAACTTCAGTTACAATCTTGAGGGAGCGTCTAAATACTGCAAAAGGAACCATCGTACACGTGTTTTTGATGATGAAGAAAAAGGGTACAACTTCAGTTATGATATGTCAAGGCATGCTAACTGGCTACCCTGCACCTCAAATTTTGCACATAGTGGATTTAGTTTTGATCGTGCTGTTgattttaatgaatttttcaATCGATTGGTTGACTGGCCTGATTTCGGTGATTCATATTTCCCAAAAAGGTCGGGTATTGTAAATATGGAAACCGACTTACTATTACCTGAGTCATATGTTGGAAACTGTACGAAACCCAACATTAACAAAGGCAAAAGGGATCGTTTTAAGCATCCAGCTTTGGAAAAGACTCATGCAAGATCTAAAAGAAGCTTCTCAGCTCCACCATTTCATAGAAGTAAAAGGAGGTTTTTCTCTCTAAATCAGCTTCCAGAAACGGTACCTAAGAGATCTACCGGCCAAGCATCCCACTCTACCGCCAATCTTCTAG AAGCCAGTGATTTAAAATATTCTCAACATCCTTCTGGTGCTTTTCACCCCAGCAATGAAGATCTATTGCAAGAATTTAA AACTAATGTGAAACGGAGTTCAGAGGTTCTTGGGGCTCCACAGGTTGATGACATTGGTAAGACTGATGGTTTTGAAAGTTTCAATGTTCAACAGAATGATCCATTCAGAG AATTGATATCTAGGGAAGTGCAAGATCCCATAGATCACAGGACCAAATGGAGGAGCTGCTCACCCCAAACTCCA AACGATAAACTAATTGATATTGGAAATCAAAACAATATACTTGATATCTCTTCTGGATTCTTGCATCTTGCCGGAAATTCACTAATACCTGAAACTATCGGTAAGAAATGCCTCGAGGATGCCAAAGTTCTCCATCAGGTTGATAAGAAATTCATTCCAATCACGGCTGGCAGAACCCTTGCCGTTATTGATCAG CATGCTGCAGACGAAAGAATCAGACTGGAAGACTTACGTCAAAAG GTATTATCTGGAGAAGCAAAAGCATTAACCTATCTAGACGCTGAACAGGAGCTG GTGCTGCCAGAGATGGGTTATCAATTACTTAATAGTTATGGTGAACAGATAAAAGATTGGGGCTGGATCTGTAAGAGTCATACTCAAAATTCTGAATCCTTTAGAAG GAATTTGGATATTCTCAACAGACAACAAATGACCATCACCCTTGTTGCG GTACCGTCTATTTTTGGTGTCAATTTAAATGATGTTGATCTATTAGAGTTTCTTCAGCAG CTTGCTGATACTGATggatcatcaacaatgccaccGTCCGTTGTACGACTCCTAAATTCTAAAGCATGCAGAG GTGCAATTATGTTTGGGGATTCATTGCTACCATTGGAATGTTCCCTTCTAGTTGAAGAGCTAAAGCATACATCACTCTGTTTCCAG TGTGCTCATGGACGACCAACCACTGTTCCTCTAGTCAACTTGGAGGCACTGCATAATCAAATTACCAAGCTTGGACTGATGAATGAGGGCTCAAGTAATAATAAGTGGCATGGTTTACAAAGACATAAAGTGTGTTTAGAACGTGCAGTACTCCGTTTAAATTCTGCTAAGAGTTGA
- the LOC127119984 gene encoding DNA mismatch repair protein MLH3 isoform X3 gives MATIRPLPESVRSSIRSGISLFDFTRIVEELVFNSLDARATKVSVFVNIGSCFLKVVDDGDGITRDGLELVGERYATSKFLNLADLNTTSENFGFRGEALASISEVSLLEIVTRAYGRPNGYRKVLKGCKCLYLGIDDDRKEAGTTVIVCEIFYNQPVRRKHIESSPNKVLQSIKKCVMRLALVCPNISFKVVDIEREDELFCSHSAASPLSLVTAGFGVEVTNSLHELEVENNIIKLTGYISGPCNTIDMKALQYLYINSQFVCKGPIHKLLSQLAIRFEHRNSWSADSECKNKKRDRSQPCPAYILNLRCPRSLYVLSFEPSKTYVEFKDWTPILNFIEKVIRHFWEGSIAYGDSTNKATYTVQKDQRKKVDPEVNTISVESDVSKFGNQNRKGCLDLFFSTSDKLTEDDNHQCNREDVRTNVGYLHRRTEMFKDKHNTGGLHCRTGYSGNLLDVSYAKSMSTTKKKNNNFSTYDDNDLLQGVYFSDGMRPTVENLYDNIPFYATSSSHGRLLNKADASVLCESFEGDFQKPFLKSCSTQKGSILHEKALLVNNEPELQTFSFWSKKNLWGDCFIGKDLNALPCVEIAKKLKMSEDSNFLLRAQSEENCRPSDSWYSATQIGNSSSDDQLPNSERHPVYQGPSPKATALDVYLTDDTNDLKRASRYRERTHHTQNFHEEEFGNNFSYNLEGASKYCKRNHRTRVFDDEEKGYNFSYDMSRHANWLPCTSNFAHSGFSFDRAVDFNEFFNRLVDWPDFGDSYFPKRSGIVNMETDLLLPESYVGNCTKPNINKGKRDRFKHPALEKTHARSKRSFSAPPFHRSKRRFFSLNQLPETVPKRSTGQASHSTANLLEASDLKYSQHPSGAFHPSNEDLLQEFKTNVKRSSEVLGAPQVDDIGKTDGFESFNVQQNDPFRELISREVQDPIDHRTKWRSCSPQTPKNDKLIDIGNQNNILDISSGFLHLAGNSLIPETIGKKCLEDAKVLHQVDKKFIPITAGRTLAVIDQHAADERIRLEDLRQKVLSGEAKALTYLDAEQELVLPEMGYQLLNSYGEQIKDWGWICKSHTQNSESFRRNLDILNRQQMTITLVALADTDGSSTMPPSVVRLLNSKACRGAIMFGDSLLPLECSLLVEELKHTSLCFQCAHGRPTTVPLVNLEALHNQITKLGLMNEGSSNNKWHGLQRHKVCLERAVLRLNSAKS, from the exons ATGGCGACCATTAGGCCATTACCGGAATCTGTTCGTAGCTCAATTCGTTCCGGCATTTCGTTATTTGATTTCACAAGAATCGTCGAGGAACTGGTTTTCAATAGCCTCGATGCTCGTGCTACAAAG GTATCGGTGTTTGTTAATATTGGGAGCTGCTTCTTAAAAGTAGTTGATGACG GAGATGGAATTACTCGAGATGGACTGGAATTGGTGGGAGAAAGATATG CAACATCAAAATTTCTTAATTTGGCTGACCTAAATACAACAAGTGAAAACTTTGGTTTTCGTGGTGAAGCTTTAGCTTCCATTTCCGAAGTCTCTTTGTTGGAAATAGTGACAAGAGCTTATGGAAGGCCAAATGGTTATAGAAAAGTATTGAAG GGGTGCAAGTGTTTATACCTTGGTATTGATGATGATAGAAAGGAAGCAGGCACAACAG TCATTGTCTGTGAAATATTTTACAACCAACCAGTTCGGAGGAAGCACATTGAATCAAG CCCCAATAAGGTACTCCAATCAATCAAGAAATGTGTAATGCGGCTTGCACTCGTGTGCCCAAATATTTCCTTCAAAGTTGTTGATATTGAAAG AGAGGATGAGCTTTTCTGCTCACATTCTGCTGCTTCTCCACTGTCACTTGTAACCGCTGGCTTTGGGGTGGAGGTCACAAACTCTCTTCATGAATTAGAAGTTGAAAACAATATCATAAAGCTTACTGGATACATATCAGGTCCTTGCAATACCATTGATATGAAG GCCTTACAGTATCTCT ATATTAACTCACAGTTCGTTTGCAAGGGACCCATTCATAAGCTTTTAAGTCAACTGGCTATTAGATTTGAGCATCGTAACTCGTGGAGTGCTGATAGTGAATGCAAAAACAAAAAGAGAGACAGATCGCAGCCATGTCCGGCATATATCTTGAATTTAAGGTGCCCCCGCTCTTTATATGTTTTGAGCTTTGAGCCATCAAAAACTTATGTTGAATTCAAG GATTGGACTCCAATACTAAACTTCATTGAAAAGGTCATCAGACATTTCTGGGAGGGAAGCATAGCTTATG GCGATTCCACCAATAAAGCCACTTATACTGTTCAAAAAGATCAACGGAAAAAAGTAGATCCAGAAGTCAACACCATTTCAGTGGAATCAG ATGTATCAAAATTTGGCAACCAAAATCGTAAGGGTTGTTTAGACCTCTTCTTTTCCACTTCAGACAAGCTAACTGAAGATGACAATCATCAATGCAACAGGGAGGATGTTAGAACCAATGTTGGTTACTTACATCGAAGAACTGAGATGTTCAAAGACAAACATAACACGGGAGGGCTTCATTGTCGGACCGGTTATTCTGGAAATTTACTGGACGTTTCATACGCCAAAAGCATGTCCACCACTAAGAAAAAGAACAACAATTTTTCGACGTATGATGACAATGATTTATTACAAGGAGTTTATTTTTCAGATGGTATGCGTCCTACTGTAGAAAATTTATATGATAACATACCTTTTTATGCAACAAGTTCTTCACATGGAAGATTATTAAATAAAGCAGATGCTAGTGTGCTATGTGAATCATTTGAAGGTGATTTTCAAAAGCCTTTTCTAAAGAGCTGCTCTACACAAAAAGGAAGTATTCTGCATGAGAAGGCTTTGCTCGTAAATAATGAACCTGAACTCCAAACTTTTAGCTTTTGGAGCAAGAAAAATCTATGGGGGGATTGTTTCATTGGTAAGGATTTAAATGCCCTTCCCTGTGtagaaattgcaaaaaaattgAAGATGTCTGAAGATTCTAATTTTCTTTTAAGAGCACAGTCTGAAGAAAATTGTCGACCTTCAGATTCATGGTATTCAGCAACACAAATAGGAAACTCTAGTTCTGATGATCAGTTACCAAACTCTGAAAGGCATCCTGTTTATCAAGGTCCCTCACCTAAGGCTACTGCATTGGATGTTTATCTTACCGATGATACTAATGATCTTAAAAGAGCATCTAGATACCGTGAAAGGACTCACCATACACAAAATTTTCATGAGGAAGAATTTGGGAACAACTTCAGTTACAATCTTGAGGGAGCGTCTAAATACTGCAAAAGGAACCATCGTACACGTGTTTTTGATGATGAAGAAAAAGGGTACAACTTCAGTTATGATATGTCAAGGCATGCTAACTGGCTACCCTGCACCTCAAATTTTGCACATAGTGGATTTAGTTTTGATCGTGCTGTTgattttaatgaatttttcaATCGATTGGTTGACTGGCCTGATTTCGGTGATTCATATTTCCCAAAAAGGTCGGGTATTGTAAATATGGAAACCGACTTACTATTACCTGAGTCATATGTTGGAAACTGTACGAAACCCAACATTAACAAAGGCAAAAGGGATCGTTTTAAGCATCCAGCTTTGGAAAAGACTCATGCAAGATCTAAAAGAAGCTTCTCAGCTCCACCATTTCATAGAAGTAAAAGGAGGTTTTTCTCTCTAAATCAGCTTCCAGAAACGGTACCTAAGAGATCTACCGGCCAAGCATCCCACTCTACCGCCAATCTTCTAG AAGCCAGTGATTTAAAATATTCTCAACATCCTTCTGGTGCTTTTCACCCCAGCAATGAAGATCTATTGCAAGAATTTAA AACTAATGTGAAACGGAGTTCAGAGGTTCTTGGGGCTCCACAGGTTGATGACATTGGTAAGACTGATGGTTTTGAAAGTTTCAATGTTCAACAGAATGATCCATTCAGAG AATTGATATCTAGGGAAGTGCAAGATCCCATAGATCACAGGACCAAATGGAGGAGCTGCTCACCCCAAACTCCA AAGAACGATAAACTAATTGATATTGGAAATCAAAACAATATACTTGATATCTCTTCTGGATTCTTGCATCTTGCCGGAAATTCACTAATACCTGAAACTATCGGTAAGAAATGCCTCGAGGATGCCAAAGTTCTCCATCAGGTTGATAAGAAATTCATTCCAATCACGGCTGGCAGAACCCTTGCCGTTATTGATCAG CATGCTGCAGACGAAAGAATCAGACTGGAAGACTTACGTCAAAAG GTATTATCTGGAGAAGCAAAAGCATTAACCTATCTAGACGCTGAACAGGAGCTG GTGCTGCCAGAGATGGGTTATCAATTACTTAATAGTTATGGTGAACAGATAAAAGATTGGGGCTGGATCTGTAAGAGTCATACTCAAAATTCTGAATCCTTTAGAAG GAATTTGGATATTCTCAACAGACAACAAATGACCATCACCCTTGTTGCG CTTGCTGATACTGATggatcatcaacaatgccaccGTCCGTTGTACGACTCCTAAATTCTAAAGCATGCAGAG GTGCAATTATGTTTGGGGATTCATTGCTACCATTGGAATGTTCCCTTCTAGTTGAAGAGCTAAAGCATACATCACTCTGTTTCCAG TGTGCTCATGGACGACCAACCACTGTTCCTCTAGTCAACTTGGAGGCACTGCATAATCAAATTACCAAGCTTGGACTGATGAATGAGGGCTCAAGTAATAATAAGTGGCATGGTTTACAAAGACATAAAGTGTGTTTAGAACGTGCAGTACTCCGTTTAAATTCTGCTAAGAGTTGA
- the LOC127119984 gene encoding DNA mismatch repair protein MLH3 isoform X1: protein MATIRPLPESVRSSIRSGISLFDFTRIVEELVFNSLDARATKVSVFVNIGSCFLKVVDDGDGITRDGLELVGERYATSKFLNLADLNTTSENFGFRGEALASISEVSLLEIVTRAYGRPNGYRKVLKGCKCLYLGIDDDRKEAGTTVIVCEIFYNQPVRRKHIESSPNKVLQSIKKCVMRLALVCPNISFKVVDIEREDELFCSHSAASPLSLVTAGFGVEVTNSLHELEVENNIIKLTGYISGPCNTIDMKALQYLYINSQFVCKGPIHKLLSQLAIRFEHRNSWSADSECKNKKRDRSQPCPAYILNLRCPRSLYVLSFEPSKTYVEFKDWTPILNFIEKVIRHFWEGSIAYGDSTNKATYTVQKDQRKKVDPEVNTISVESDVSKFGNQNRKGCLDLFFSTSDKLTEDDNHQCNREDVRTNVGYLHRRTEMFKDKHNTGGLHCRTGYSGNLLDVSYAKSMSTTKKKNNNFSTYDDNDLLQGVYFSDGMRPTVENLYDNIPFYATSSSHGRLLNKADASVLCESFEGDFQKPFLKSCSTQKGSILHEKALLVNNEPELQTFSFWSKKNLWGDCFIGKDLNALPCVEIAKKLKMSEDSNFLLRAQSEENCRPSDSWYSATQIGNSSSDDQLPNSERHPVYQGPSPKATALDVYLTDDTNDLKRASRYRERTHHTQNFHEEEFGNNFSYNLEGASKYCKRNHRTRVFDDEEKGYNFSYDMSRHANWLPCTSNFAHSGFSFDRAVDFNEFFNRLVDWPDFGDSYFPKRSGIVNMETDLLLPESYVGNCTKPNINKGKRDRFKHPALEKTHARSKRSFSAPPFHRSKRRFFSLNQLPETVPKRSTGQASHSTANLLEASDLKYSQHPSGAFHPSNEDLLQEFKTNVKRSSEVLGAPQVDDIGKTDGFESFNVQQNDPFRELISREVQDPIDHRTKWRSCSPQTPKNDKLIDIGNQNNILDISSGFLHLAGNSLIPETIGKKCLEDAKVLHQVDKKFIPITAGRTLAVIDQHAADERIRLEDLRQKVLSGEAKALTYLDAEQELVLPEMGYQLLNSYGEQIKDWGWICKSHTQNSESFRRNLDILNRQQMTITLVAVPSIFGVNLNDVDLLEFLQQLADTDGSSTMPPSVVRLLNSKACRGAIMFGDSLLPLECSLLVEELKHTSLCFQCAHGRPTTVPLVNLEALHNQITKLGLMNEGSSNNKWHGLQRHKVCLERAVLRLNSAKS from the exons ATGGCGACCATTAGGCCATTACCGGAATCTGTTCGTAGCTCAATTCGTTCCGGCATTTCGTTATTTGATTTCACAAGAATCGTCGAGGAACTGGTTTTCAATAGCCTCGATGCTCGTGCTACAAAG GTATCGGTGTTTGTTAATATTGGGAGCTGCTTCTTAAAAGTAGTTGATGACG GAGATGGAATTACTCGAGATGGACTGGAATTGGTGGGAGAAAGATATG CAACATCAAAATTTCTTAATTTGGCTGACCTAAATACAACAAGTGAAAACTTTGGTTTTCGTGGTGAAGCTTTAGCTTCCATTTCCGAAGTCTCTTTGTTGGAAATAGTGACAAGAGCTTATGGAAGGCCAAATGGTTATAGAAAAGTATTGAAG GGGTGCAAGTGTTTATACCTTGGTATTGATGATGATAGAAAGGAAGCAGGCACAACAG TCATTGTCTGTGAAATATTTTACAACCAACCAGTTCGGAGGAAGCACATTGAATCAAG CCCCAATAAGGTACTCCAATCAATCAAGAAATGTGTAATGCGGCTTGCACTCGTGTGCCCAAATATTTCCTTCAAAGTTGTTGATATTGAAAG AGAGGATGAGCTTTTCTGCTCACATTCTGCTGCTTCTCCACTGTCACTTGTAACCGCTGGCTTTGGGGTGGAGGTCACAAACTCTCTTCATGAATTAGAAGTTGAAAACAATATCATAAAGCTTACTGGATACATATCAGGTCCTTGCAATACCATTGATATGAAG GCCTTACAGTATCTCT ATATTAACTCACAGTTCGTTTGCAAGGGACCCATTCATAAGCTTTTAAGTCAACTGGCTATTAGATTTGAGCATCGTAACTCGTGGAGTGCTGATAGTGAATGCAAAAACAAAAAGAGAGACAGATCGCAGCCATGTCCGGCATATATCTTGAATTTAAGGTGCCCCCGCTCTTTATATGTTTTGAGCTTTGAGCCATCAAAAACTTATGTTGAATTCAAG GATTGGACTCCAATACTAAACTTCATTGAAAAGGTCATCAGACATTTCTGGGAGGGAAGCATAGCTTATG GCGATTCCACCAATAAAGCCACTTATACTGTTCAAAAAGATCAACGGAAAAAAGTAGATCCAGAAGTCAACACCATTTCAGTGGAATCAG ATGTATCAAAATTTGGCAACCAAAATCGTAAGGGTTGTTTAGACCTCTTCTTTTCCACTTCAGACAAGCTAACTGAAGATGACAATCATCAATGCAACAGGGAGGATGTTAGAACCAATGTTGGTTACTTACATCGAAGAACTGAGATGTTCAAAGACAAACATAACACGGGAGGGCTTCATTGTCGGACCGGTTATTCTGGAAATTTACTGGACGTTTCATACGCCAAAAGCATGTCCACCACTAAGAAAAAGAACAACAATTTTTCGACGTATGATGACAATGATTTATTACAAGGAGTTTATTTTTCAGATGGTATGCGTCCTACTGTAGAAAATTTATATGATAACATACCTTTTTATGCAACAAGTTCTTCACATGGAAGATTATTAAATAAAGCAGATGCTAGTGTGCTATGTGAATCATTTGAAGGTGATTTTCAAAAGCCTTTTCTAAAGAGCTGCTCTACACAAAAAGGAAGTATTCTGCATGAGAAGGCTTTGCTCGTAAATAATGAACCTGAACTCCAAACTTTTAGCTTTTGGAGCAAGAAAAATCTATGGGGGGATTGTTTCATTGGTAAGGATTTAAATGCCCTTCCCTGTGtagaaattgcaaaaaaattgAAGATGTCTGAAGATTCTAATTTTCTTTTAAGAGCACAGTCTGAAGAAAATTGTCGACCTTCAGATTCATGGTATTCAGCAACACAAATAGGAAACTCTAGTTCTGATGATCAGTTACCAAACTCTGAAAGGCATCCTGTTTATCAAGGTCCCTCACCTAAGGCTACTGCATTGGATGTTTATCTTACCGATGATACTAATGATCTTAAAAGAGCATCTAGATACCGTGAAAGGACTCACCATACACAAAATTTTCATGAGGAAGAATTTGGGAACAACTTCAGTTACAATCTTGAGGGAGCGTCTAAATACTGCAAAAGGAACCATCGTACACGTGTTTTTGATGATGAAGAAAAAGGGTACAACTTCAGTTATGATATGTCAAGGCATGCTAACTGGCTACCCTGCACCTCAAATTTTGCACATAGTGGATTTAGTTTTGATCGTGCTGTTgattttaatgaatttttcaATCGATTGGTTGACTGGCCTGATTTCGGTGATTCATATTTCCCAAAAAGGTCGGGTATTGTAAATATGGAAACCGACTTACTATTACCTGAGTCATATGTTGGAAACTGTACGAAACCCAACATTAACAAAGGCAAAAGGGATCGTTTTAAGCATCCAGCTTTGGAAAAGACTCATGCAAGATCTAAAAGAAGCTTCTCAGCTCCACCATTTCATAGAAGTAAAAGGAGGTTTTTCTCTCTAAATCAGCTTCCAGAAACGGTACCTAAGAGATCTACCGGCCAAGCATCCCACTCTACCGCCAATCTTCTAG AAGCCAGTGATTTAAAATATTCTCAACATCCTTCTGGTGCTTTTCACCCCAGCAATGAAGATCTATTGCAAGAATTTAA AACTAATGTGAAACGGAGTTCAGAGGTTCTTGGGGCTCCACAGGTTGATGACATTGGTAAGACTGATGGTTTTGAAAGTTTCAATGTTCAACAGAATGATCCATTCAGAG AATTGATATCTAGGGAAGTGCAAGATCCCATAGATCACAGGACCAAATGGAGGAGCTGCTCACCCCAAACTCCA AAGAACGATAAACTAATTGATATTGGAAATCAAAACAATATACTTGATATCTCTTCTGGATTCTTGCATCTTGCCGGAAATTCACTAATACCTGAAACTATCGGTAAGAAATGCCTCGAGGATGCCAAAGTTCTCCATCAGGTTGATAAGAAATTCATTCCAATCACGGCTGGCAGAACCCTTGCCGTTATTGATCAG CATGCTGCAGACGAAAGAATCAGACTGGAAGACTTACGTCAAAAG GTATTATCTGGAGAAGCAAAAGCATTAACCTATCTAGACGCTGAACAGGAGCTG GTGCTGCCAGAGATGGGTTATCAATTACTTAATAGTTATGGTGAACAGATAAAAGATTGGGGCTGGATCTGTAAGAGTCATACTCAAAATTCTGAATCCTTTAGAAG GAATTTGGATATTCTCAACAGACAACAAATGACCATCACCCTTGTTGCG GTACCGTCTATTTTTGGTGTCAATTTAAATGATGTTGATCTATTAGAGTTTCTTCAGCAG CTTGCTGATACTGATggatcatcaacaatgccaccGTCCGTTGTACGACTCCTAAATTCTAAAGCATGCAGAG GTGCAATTATGTTTGGGGATTCATTGCTACCATTGGAATGTTCCCTTCTAGTTGAAGAGCTAAAGCATACATCACTCTGTTTCCAG TGTGCTCATGGACGACCAACCACTGTTCCTCTAGTCAACTTGGAGGCACTGCATAATCAAATTACCAAGCTTGGACTGATGAATGAGGGCTCAAGTAATAATAAGTGGCATGGTTTACAAAGACATAAAGTGTGTTTAGAACGTGCAGTACTCCGTTTAAATTCTGCTAAGAGTTGA